From one Plasmodium chabaudi chabaudi strain AS genome assembly, chromosome: 4 genomic stretch:
- a CDS encoding kinase-related protein PKRP, putative yields the protein MQLQTRGHTFLKTELNKDTHASRNVDNELVLNIQEIYKNKCEHDNNRVMTQPYMTKLWNNLGSLGSNKMVDSQYICVSLKLQINVKNTDPEKNNNYCIYFDINPSGIMSKNKQKIFYQYKPITEKNEDSFEKLPKEEKVKHFSKQTSQLAGKIIQHKQSKYKLLKALQSAIYGTVYLSEIIEDTNKKLINTKKAIKILSKHLIELAKERIQEDPLSEYYYRDSMSGHSNVLICDSIFDDDIYIYMVMPFAMHGDLFEVMKNRNKAFSEEEARYLFYQILLAIKFLHSKEMALRDISLENVLLFENETNGLIYPVLNDPGQALHFNLNNKNDVMLEKYTKTFGKIFRPPEIHAKCKYDPTKVDVFCVGYILYFCLTKQELFRTSTEKDAYWKMLVNKKYRELLTDKNGIHLSNDAIDLIFHCLDPNFQTRYSINQVLSHMWFKRNIHPVHNFGLYLNNDKRSEQNEKKPVFKFSIEIHQYAKKNNVKIDQNSIMEFFIYEHVYMKPGYRNSIQNKCNNTLLTSSSAFYPNSVPFVYGNKCGLPGNAIPMIQCNAVHPSNNNSTCLMPIHHTRNIHAHALSNDTAKFVMKMNQSFIAHAMQEKNTRISMNNCEKAQLVIDSFRTKVSSINKRYANNEKNWNNRYISTHRNDSRNIYARKTGLCRKYIIFDNQLKIGKKNFLHIKNNLIKPKELIKKCSNLSEKSKMKILNGHKRNIYRLIELKKKRNKNRFPQEKYRTCSEKIREGSNTIISSVTNLSNGNRSIDDRNVTEEIFEKREDNEADVLNTPIVDSMNEESEVVANETEVKDKSSSENTITAIAQNNDNEIGLLKCDENGAPCSKQACSQPNEMQCNNLSNMDKIITEDDNKGSDSKDNDSKDNDNNDNDSKDSDNKDNIVGLRNDTHSEKVYNEKSDASLTVTENSYYYNIKMKNSKGFIDNKNKAQNNDNSCNYISNSISGRSSSSNIYSSRSSVCKDNDEYRRRFNSNVIEGRSFQNFDWLTYSCIENNSNNTIKKFYSNRSVSHTSVLENDENLETDKDYNSEEYKYIKKIFENEEYINVNSLASFYEKNDSIEQANKRYKEKLDAVFYEKNKKCFDGNIFPLKELNSLNRRKINDADIASDKVEMDCIRNSNKYANYPICNGLYNSHDTRLMNNELKNCSMGNIISNDNEKKYAYINTLSNVANVRENEMKSKNICNSTSGSKNNSSESLQIKVLNNKKNIMNKVGITRMSEECINHIFIRNNEKREYIEVEEEGIENYDTHKFMDQIHCKLENEFEKEIKWEEDNLKNESINNLDSSFPILVNRNRDIEKSNTSLKREVSMSIYQLEDKGIIYIDNGKNEDPEQRIVVNNLVGSEYKAKIGIEQKEVEKGGDIFYNEDKKKKGMTKINGINKEKPQNDLTKKNASNISEIKKINTKVEKEKSKNTKLSKYMFDNKTKKNKNDWGNNKIQPKVANKNMAITGDAIKGKNGQNKKDNEHGQKNKNNVGPIHNAPSYSNKKGAGKNKTKYVPEKKTHKFKRHISVEFDRKYVGKLEKDDHNEMYKSNGVRHSKKGNMKNDNQNNNASLITSFRKTIGTVLPNGKHDNPGKHDKPDKHYNALRKNKNVSADLQAEVLKNKQSTKTESNKAHELTNTKGAEDSCRNSKNFKNKKNSNKDKKVKYMNGEFEKIQTPKQDNEISKTDAETSNEMKKNHKILVNKIRKNNQKNGLCKNSVPKKNTSSKYWDKDYRKNLKLKKAENLKKRIGDNLSKAFTKNIFPKEEKQKEDAKIFRGNEHDKKIKAFSMPLHFDDKMGSKYESEKKNGNTNTQNVENKKLKSKIFEKCAQERQTNQHKGKQVYPFLKKKNRKNSQAGCENDKKCIEEKCNKSLSSLEERKLCIQYLNKNLKNKIKKMNKKNALNDGKIDYRMEKAGQNEKRGKDKEMVRNENGKCIVSISNTDKGNRNYKMQKKENRQGYMIPNKNSNRNTKMSRDYDMEDIGGNKNEKNYLNLNEVYENDDIGYYYSHFEQIFKNKNKEEIKKRKIENEKKILNKNQKKTNLNERNITNAFKLVDRQNVDPYRYTFGGTESKYVDKNISGNSQIIKMNEEQKIVKNIFNERENVCKLIPNTRPGHNNNINFSALYLERFVRSYGAKYAGKNYKNNEHNEDRIKYDYDHAHHLEQRKKESKQWANGNITSSYKKLNGETNTNLAHSQNNNTKRNIFSLYPSRWEQFFERHNISQRDEERELGSETANDEIANEEIAKELNNLVLGPNEQERHVNENVSRIENANLVSGTSQGREIGQVGEASQSTNGNKAVNKCNSGTSETCLAGDTSEDIKVGNDGIYAESTLGEDLENSIKNSRNVPNRSEILQSAFYELNDNIPRVRNERNISRRYIYDGSDNYSKVLNELININDDASMHDNDSFTEDPFNYENFNDQINNNNNENSSDENTTINDNTHEDDSVTSTKRYYYNGEPYYK from the exons ATGCAGCTACAAACAAGAGGGCATACTTTTCTAAAGACCGAGCTGAATAAAGACACCCATGCTAGCAGAAATGTAGATAATGAATTGGTGTTGAATATTCAggaaatttataaaaacaaatgtgaacatgataataatagagTAATGACGCAGCCATATATGACCAAGTTGTGGAACAACTTAGGCTCATTAGGATCAAACAAAATGGTTGACTcccaatatatatgtgtttcCTTAAAGTTGCAaattaatgtaaaaaatacggatccagaaaaaaataataactattgcatatattttgatattaaCCCATCTGGAATTATGTCTAAAAACAAacagaaaatattttatcaatataAGCCGATtactgaaaaaaatgaagactcttttgaaaaattaccAAAGGAAGAGAAAGTGAAACAT TTCTCAAAGCAAACATCACAGCTGGCCGGGAAAATAATCCAACATAAACAAtccaaatataaattattgaaGGCACTTCAGTCAGCTATATATGGAACTGTATATTTGTCTGAAATAATTGAAGATACTAATAAGAAGTTGATCAATACGAAAAAggcaataaaaatattatcaaagcATCTTATAGAATTGGCTAAGGAGAGAATACAAGAAGATCCATTGTCTGAGTACTATTATAGAGATAGCATGAGTGGGCATAGTAATGTATTAATCTGTGATAGCATTTTTGatgatgatatatatatatacatggtTATGCCTTTTGCTATGCATGGTGATTTATTTGAAGTTATGAAAAATAGGAATAAAGCATTTTCAGAAGAAGAAGCacgatatttattttatcagaTTTTATTAgctataaaatttttgcaTTCGAAAGAAATGGCATTAAGGGACATATCATTAGAAAATGtgcttttatttgaaaatgaaacaaaTGGCCTAATTTATCCTGTTTTGAATGATCCTGGGCAAGCTCTTCATTTTAATcttaataacaaaaatgatGTAATGTTAGAAAAGTATACAAAAACAtttggaaaaatatttaggCCGCCTGAAATACATgcaaaatgtaaatatgaTCCAACAAAAGTTGATGTATTTTGTGTAgggtatatattatatttttgtctaACAAAACAGGAATTGTTTAGAACATCTACAGAAAAAGATGCGTATTGGAAAATGctagtaaataaaaaatatagggAATTGCTGActgataaaaatggaattcATTTATCTAATGATGCAATcgatttaatttttcattgttTAGATCCAAACTTTCAAACAAGATATAGTATTAATCAGGTTCTAAGCCATATGTGGTTTAAACGCAATATCCATCCAGTTCATAATTTTGGtttatatttgaataatgataaaagaTCGGAACAAAATGAGAAGAAGCCTGTATTTAAGTTTTCAATAGAGATTCATCAATATgccaaaaaaaacaatgtGAAAATAGATCAAAACTCAATCAtggaattttttatttatgagcatgtatatatgaagCCTGGTTATAGAAATTCGattcaaaataaatgcaaTAATACACTATTGACCTCTTCTTCCGCCTTCTATCCCAACAGTGTTCCTTTTGtatatggaaataaatGTGGTTTGCCTGGAAATGCTATACCTATGATTCAATGTAATGCTGTACATCCTAGTAATAACAATAGCACTTGCTTGATGCCTATACATCATACAAGAAATATTCATGCTCATGCCTTATCTAATGATACTGCAAAATTTGTTATGAAAATGAACCAAAGCTTCATTGCACACGCAATGCAAGAAAAGAACACAAGAATCAGTATGAATAACTGTGAAAAAGCTCAACTGGTTATAGACAGTTTTCGAACCAAAGTATCTTCCATTAATAAGAGGTATGctaataatgaaaagaatTGGAACAACCGATATATATCTACACATCGAAATGACAGTAGGAATATTTATGCTAGAAAAACTGGATTatgtagaaaatatatcatcttTGATAATCAGCTTAAGATaggaaagaaaaattttctacatataaaaaataatttaataaaaccgaaagaattaataaaaaaatgcagcAATCTTAGtgaaaaatcaaaaatgaagatattAAATGGTcacaaaagaaatatttacagATTAATagaacttaaaaaaaaacgaaacaAAAATCGTTTCCCTCAAGAAAAATATCGAACTTgttcagaaaaaataagGGAAGGTAGTAACACTATTATCAGTTCGGTTACTAATTTGTCTAATGGAAATAGGTCAATTGACGATAGAAATGTTACAGAGGAAATTTTCGAAAAACGTGAAGATAACGAGGCAGATGTATTAAATACCCCAATAGTGGACTCAATGAATGAAGAAAGTGAAGTTGTAGCAAATGAAACAGAAGTAAAAGACAAAAGCTCGAGTGAAAATACTATAACAGCAATTGCCCAAAACAATGATAATGAAATCGGGTTATTAAAATGCGATGAAAATGGTGCTCCATGTAGTAAGCAAGCATGTTCACAGCCAAATGAAATGCAATGCAATAATTTATCGAATATggataaaattattaccgAAGATGATAACAAAGGCAGTGATAGCAAAGACAACGATAGCAAAGACAACGATAACAATGACAACGATAGCAAAGACAGTGATAACAAGGATAACATAGTAGGACTACGTAATGATACGCATTCtgaaaaagtatataacGAAAAAAGCGATGCTAGTTTGACGGTCACAGAAAATAGCTATTattacaatataaaaatgaagaacTCGAAAGGTTTCATagataacaaaaataaagcacAGAATAATGACAATAGTTGTAATTATATTAGCAATAGTATTAGTGGGCGGAGTAGCAGtagcaatatatatagtagcCGTAGTAGTGTATGTAAAGATAACGATGAGTATCGACGCCGCTTCAATAGTAATGTTATCGAGGGAAGAAGCTTCCAAAACTTTGATTGGCTCACATATTCATGCATCGAAAacaattcaaataatacgattaaaaaattttatagcAATCGAAGTGTTTCACATACAAGCGTATTAGAAAATGACGAAAATTTGGAAACAGACAAAGACTATAACAGtgaagaatataaatacataaaaaaaatattcgaaAATgaggaatatataaatgttaaTAGTTTGGCGTccttttatgaaaaaaatgattccATTGAACAAgcaaataaaagatataaagaaaaattagatGCAGTATTTTatgagaaaaataaaaaatgctttgatggtaatatatttccacTTAAAGAATTAAACAGTCTCAATCgtagaaaaattaatgatgCTGATATTGCTAGTGATAAAGTTGAAATGGACTGCATACGAAATAgcaataaatatgcaaactACCCAATTTGCAATGGCTTATATAATTCACATGATACTAGATTAATGAATAATGaactaaaaaattgtagTATGGGTAATATCATTTcaaatgataatgaaaaaaaatatgcatatataaacacATTAAGTAATGTTGCAAATGTTAgagaaaatgaaatgaaatcaaaaaatatatgcaattcGACAAGTGgtagtaaaaataattcttcAGAAAGCCTACAAATTAAAGTATTgaataataagaaaaatattatgaacaaaGTAGGTATTACAAGAATGTCTGAGGAATGTATTAATCATATATTCATACggaataatgaaaaaagagaaTATATAGAAGTTGAAGAAGAAGGAATAGAAAATTACGATACACACAAGTTTATGGATCAAATACATTGCAAATTAGAGAACGAGTTCgagaaagaaataaaatgggAAGAAGATAATCTCAAAAATGAGAGTATCAACAATTTAGATAGTAGTTTTCCTATTTTAGTAAACCGAAACAGagatatagaaaaaagTAATACTTCATTAAAAAGAGAAGTAAGCATGTCTATTTATCAATTAGAAGACAAaggaataatatatattgacaATGGAAAGAATGAAGATCCTGAACAAAGAATTgttgtaaataatttagtAGGCTCAGAATATAAAGCTAAAATAGGTATAGAGCAAAAAGAGGTAGAGAAAGGTGgagatatattttataacgAAGataagaagaaaaaaggaATGACAAAAATTAATGGAATCAACAAGGAAAAACCTCAAAATGATTTGACTAAAAAGAATGCATCAAATATTTCtgaaataaagaaaatcaaTACGAAAGttgaaaaggaaaaaagtaaaaatacaaagctgagcaaatatatgtttgataataaaacgaagaaaaataaaaatgattggggcaataataaaattcaaCCTAAAGTGgcgaataaaaatatggctATTACAGGCGATGCAATAAAAGGTAAAAACGGCCAAAATAAGAAAGACAATGAGCAtggacaaaaaaataaaaacaatgtCGGGCCTATCCATAATGCACCAAGCTATTCCAATAAAAAGGGGGccggaaaaaataaaactaaaTATGTaccagaaaaaaaaacacacaaatttaaaagacATATATCAGTAGAATTTGATCGAAAATATGTTGGAAAACTGGAGAAAGACGACCATAATGAAATGTATAAAAGCAATGGGGTTAGGCATTCTAAAAAAgggaatatgaaaaatgataaccaaaataataatgcttCTCTCATTACAAGTTTTAGAAAAACTATAGGAACGGTATTACCCAATGGCAAGCATGACAATCCTGGAAAACATGACAAACCTGATAAGCATTATAATGCccttagaaaaaataaaaatgtaagtGCCGATTTACAAGCAGaggtattaaaaaataagcaaaGTACAAAGACGGAATCAAATAAAGCACATGAATTAACAAATACCAAGGGTGCTGAAGATAGTTGTAGAAATAGTAAGaactttaaaaataaaaaaaactcaaataaagacaaaaaggtaaaatatatgaatggGGAATTTGAAAAGATACAAACACCAAAGCAAGATAACGAAATATCTAAAACAGATGCAGAGACCTCTAacgaaatgaaaaagaaccataaaattttagtaaataaaattagaaaGAATAACCAGAAAAATGGATTGTGTAAAAATAGTGTGcccaaaaaaaacacatcATCGAAATATTGGGATAAAgattatagaaaaaatctCAAGCTCAAAAAAGCagaaaatttgaaaaagcGAATTGGTGACAATTTATCCAAAGCATttactaaaaatatatttccaaaGGAAGAGAAGCAAAAAGAGGatgcaaaaatatttagagGAAATGAGCATGACAAAAAGATTAAGGCCTTTAGTATGCCATTACATTTTGATGATAAAATGGGAAGTAAATATGAaagcgaaaaaaaaaatggaaatactaatacacaaaatgttgaaaataaaaagttgaAGAGCAAAATATTTGAGAAATGTGCACAGGAAAGACAAACTAACCAACATAAAGGAAAACAAGTCTATCcatttcttaaaaaaaaaaacagaaaaaatAGCCAAGCGGGGtgtgaaaatgataaaaaatgtatcgAAGAAAAATGCAACAAAAGTTTAAGCTCTCTAgaagaaagaaaattatgtattcaatacttaaataaaaatttaaaaaacaaaataaaaaagatgaataaaaaaaacgctTTAAATGATGGCAAGATAGATTATCGAATGGAAAAAGCGggacaaaatgaaaaacgGGGTAAGGATAAAGAAATGGTGAGGAATGAAAATGGGAAATGCATTGTAAGTATTTCCAACACGGATAAAGGAAATAGAAACTataaaatgcaaaaaaaagaaaacagaCAAGGATATATGATCCCAAATAAGAATAGCAATAGGAACACTAAAATGAGTCGAGACTATGATATGGAAGATATTGGAgggaataaaaatgaaaagaattatttaaatttgaatgaggtttatgaaaatgatgatattggttattattattcccATTTCgaacaaatatttaaaaataaaaataaggaagaaataaaaaaacgaaaaatagaaaatgaaaaaaaaatcttaaacaaaaatcagaagaaaacaaatttaaacGAAAGGAATATAACAAATGCATTCAAATTGGTAGACAGACAAAATGTCGACCCTTATCGATACACTTTTGGTGGTACAGAAAGTAAATATGTAGATAAAAACATTTCGGGAAATTctcaaattattaaaatgaatGAAGAACAGAAAATAGTAAAgaacatttttaatgagAGAGAAAATGTATGTAAGCTAATTCCAAATACTAGACCGggtcataataataatataaattttagtGCCTTATATTTAGAAAGATTTGTGAGAAGTTATGGGGCTAAATATGCTggtaaaaattataaaaacaacGAGCATAATGAGGatagaataaaatatgattatgACCATGCTCATCATTTGGaacaaagaaaaaaagaatctAAACAATGGGCAAACGGAAATATAACATCGtcctataaaaaattaaatggcGAAACAAACACTAATCTTGCCCATAgccaaaataataatacgaaaagaaatattttttctttatatccAAGTAGATGGgaacaattttttgaaagACACAACATAAGCCAACGGGACGAAGAAAGGGAATTGGGAAGTGAAACAGCAAATGATGAGATAGCCAATGAAGAGATAGCAAAGGagttaaataatttagttCTAGGACCAAATGAACAGGAGAGACATGTAAACGAAAATGTTTCACGGATAGAGAATGCTAACTTGGTAAGTGGAACTAGCCAAGGTAGAGAAATTGGGCAAGTTGGCGAAGCTAGCCAATCTACGAATGGTAATAAAGCTGTAAACAAATGTAATAGTGGGACAAGTGAAACATGTTTGGCTGGGGATACTAGTGAAGATATAAAAGTTGGAAATGATGGAATATATGCAGAATCAACTTTAGGAGAAGATTTAGAAAATTCGATAAAAAATTCACGAAATGTACCAAATAGATCTGAGATACTTCAATCTGCTTTTTATGAactaaatgataatataccCAGAGTAAGAAACGAAAGGAATATATCAAGaaggtatatatatgatggTAGTGATAATTATTCTAAAGTTTTAAATGAATTGATAAATATCAATGATGATGCATCTATGCATGATAATGATTCCTTTACAGAGGATCCAtttaattatgaaaattttaacgatcaaataaataacaataataatgaaaattcatcagatgaaaatacaacaataaatgataatacaCATGAAGACGATTCTGTGACAAGTACTAAACGCTATTATTACAATGGAGAaccatattataaataa
- a CDS encoding plasmepsin VI, putative encodes MPNFRIKSYLFLYLSFLLFFEIITIFHVSSIRISTVLKNDDNKKKNFSTPLVDENKKYLFNEIKLNNRFKNDIKGYIQNINNFHSIIESKIPNSLLYVHEDLINFHNSQFIGDIEIGNPPQSFKVVFDTGSSNFAIPSTKCVKGGCTLHNKFDAKKSRTFMSTLKNKKESIYTYVQYGTGKSILEHGYDDVYMKGLKINKQCIGLIIEESMHPFSDLPFDGIVGLGFSDPDNSFQAKYSKSLIETIKEQNLLQQNIFSFYVPKELEKPGAITFGRANSKYAVEGEKIEWFPVISMYFWEINLLGILLPDKNFEICSNKKCRAAIDTGSSLLTGPSSLMQPLIENINLEKDCSNISSLPIISFVLKNVEGKTVTLDFTPDDYILQENSEEDNSSQCVIGLMSLDIPPPRGPIFIFGNVFIRKYYTIFDNDHKLVGVVKSNHDF; translated from the exons ATGCCAAATTTTCGCATTAAGtcttatttgtttttatatttatcctttttattattttttgagatAATCACAATATTCCATGTTTCATCGATAAGAATATCTactgttttaaaaaatgatgacaacaaaaaaaaaaattttagcACTCCATTGGTGgacgaaaataaaaaataccttttcaatgaaataaaattaaataatagatttaaaaatgatataaaaggatatattcaaaatataaacaatttcCATTCAATAATAGAAAGTAAAATACcaaattcattattatatgttcaTGAAGACTTAATTAATTTTCACAATAGTCAATTTATTGGTGATATTGAAATTGGTAATCCTCCTCAAAGTTTTAAGGTTGTCTTTGATACGGGATCCAGTAACTTTGCAATTCCATCAACGAAATGTGTCAA AGGAGGATGTACTTTACACAATAAATTTGATGCCAAGAAATCACGGACTTTTATGAGCACCTTgaaaa ataaaaaagaatCCATCTATACGTACGTCCAA TATGGAACAGGAAAAAGCa ttctCGAGCATGGATACGATGATGTGTATATGAAAGGATT aaaaattaataaacaaTGTATAGGATTAATAATCGAAg aatCCATGCACCCCTTCTCGGACTTACCGTTTGACGGAATTGTTGGATTAGGATTTTCTGATC cgGATAATAGTTTCCAAGCCAAATATTCTAAGTCCTTAATCGAAACAATCAAAGAGCAG AATCTTCtacaacaaaatattttttcattttatgtGCCAAAGGAGTTGGAAAA ACCAGGGGCAATTACATTTGGAAGGGCTAACAGCAAATATGCTGTAGAAGGAGAAAAAATTGAATGGTTTCCCGTTATATCAatgt acTTTTgggaaataaatttattaggAATATTGCTTCCAGATAAAAATTTCGAAATAtgttcaaataaaaaatgcagaGCAGCAATTGATACCGGTTCCAGTTTG CTAACTGGGCCATCGAGCCTTATGCAGCCATTAATagaaaacataaatttagaaaagGATTGTTCTAATATAAGTAGTTTAccaattatttcatttgttttaaaaaatgtcgAAGGGAAAACAGTCACACTAGATTTTACTCCAGAcgattatattttacaagAAAATAGCGAA gaGGATAATTCTTCTCAat gcGTAATTGGATTGATGTCCCTTGACATTCCACCACCCCGAGGCcctattttcatttttg GCAATGTTTTCATTAGAAAGTATTACACAATATTTGACAATGACCATAAGCTCGTTGGAGTAGTTAAAAGCAATCACGATTTTTAA
- a CDS encoding dolichyl-diphosphooligosaccharide--protein glycosyltransferase subunit OST1, putative, protein MKFVCLMILQLALGFFANGELYLYLFKKLINFDIEYINTYKNQIREEYVANYDTVVYEYINKNVFLKNNYVEINIKGAIKNISTTLVDKITFLLPYHEAFQGTNLQVKDDEHNELHYKVLRNVNDIDKISIDKFNNDYDIELFNVKIFEIYLNKKLKENEKLSIKLSYILGQPYFPFPIDINLNEKQNVLFYISSQILLPYNVEKEEKIIIHICENCLLKELDDVNYMNWFEKVDTNMYVHTKKYDIRNEENSNKLNNDNRFSLGDKVLFYFTSDYNLGYFEKVVKDIKISQLGYIYEKEEYILKNNSAKINKFDRYLLSDYENKYTLEEDSEENSQKMHTNKNYSSIIYSMQSKINYNIFEYNYFDELGKIYLIRAGEFYDTHTKKNIIKFDLKPRYPILGGWKTHFCNSYYHSSNLFKVKNKKNYYAYKADISPSIKSFYIKDLYINIYLPPYSSDISINNNNLNGMSVKNGKTKDWLDLISHRNTIQIQIQKTFPQHEENNYKNFIVMYELKFFNIFLKPLIIILITFIVILLFYFINGLSFSFSANEDNLKKEAQERKFFAKKCKELYENLSHISDNLIQSLNNVNPQERTKMKEKFLKEEEKWTHDFIYFTKEFSRNFENTSRKGMLKNYINKCFNYHSVVKKCFEAQLYNNLNSNLNELAEVEKELVILLKYN, encoded by the exons ATGAAATTTGTTTGCTTAATGATCCTGCAACTTGCATTAGGATTTTTTGCTAACGGGGagttgtatttatatttatttaaaaagctgataaattttgatatagaatatattaacacttataaaaatcaaatacGAGAAGAATATGTTGCAAATTATGATACCGTtgtttatgaatatataaataaaaatgtatttttaaaaaataattatgttgaaattaatataaaaggtGCTATCAAAAATATCAGCACAACACTTGTCGACAAAATTACCTTTCTGCTACCTTATCATGAAGCTTTTCAG GGCACTAATCTTCAAGTGAAAGACGACGAACATAACGAACTGCATTATAAAGTTTTAAGAAATGTGAATGATATAGACAAAATAAGCATCGACAAATTTAACAATGATTATGATATAGAATTGTTTAAtgtgaaaatatttgaaatatatttaaataaaaaattaaaagaaaatgaaaaactatcaataaaattatcTTATATTTTAGGACAGCCTTATTTCCCTTTTCCAAttgatattaatttaaatgaaaaacaaaatgtcttattttatatctcttcacaaattttattaccATATAATGTAGAAAAGGAAgaaaagataataatacatatatgtgaaAATTGTTTACTTAAAGAATTGGATGatgtaaattatatgaactGGTTTGAAAAGGTAGACACAAATATGTATGTTCATACAAAAAAGTATGATATAagaaatgaagaaaattcTAATAAGTTAAACAATGATAATCGTTTTTCATTGGGGGAtaaagttttattttattttacttcGGATTATAATTTGGGATACTTCGAAAAAGTTgtaaaagatataaaaatatcgcAACTaggttatatatatgaaaaggaagaatatattttaaaaaacaattctgcaaaaataaataaatttgataGATATTTGCTAAGtgattatgaaaataaatatactttAGAAGAAGACAGCGAAGAAAACAGCCAAAAAATGCATACTAATAAAAACTACTCcagtattatatattctatgcaatctaaaataaattataacatttttgaatataactattttgatgaattaggaaaaatatatttaattagaGCAGGTGAATTTTATGATacacacacaaaaaaaaatattataaaatttgattTAAAACCAAGATATCCAATTTTAGGGGGGTGGAAAACACATTTTTGTAATTCATACTATCATTCATCCAATTTGTTtaaagttaaaaataaaaaaaattattatgctTATAAAGCTGATATTTCACCATCAATCAAAtccttttatattaaagatttgtacataaatatttatctaCCTCCTTATTCTAGTGACAtatcaataaataataacaatttaaatgGAATGTCtgttaaaaatggaaaaacaaaagacTGGCTAGATCTTATTTCCCATAGGAATACAATTCAAATACAAATTCAAAAAACATTTCCACAACATGAAGaaaacaattataaaaattttatagttatgtatgaattaaaatttttcaacatttttCTTAAGCCTTTAATCATTATATTGATAACTTTTATTGTTATTCTactcttttattttattaatggCTTGTCGTTTAG cTTTAGCGCAAATGAGGATAACTTAAAGAAGGAAGCGCAAGAGCGTAAattttttgcaaaaaaatgcaaagaATTGTACGAGAATTTGTCTCATATATCAG ATAATTTAATTCAATCTTTGAATAATGTAAATCCACAAGAAAGGACTaaaatgaaagaaaaatttttaaaggaAGAAGAAAAGTGGACACAcgattttatatatttcaccAAAGAGTTTTCTAGGAACTTTGAAAATACTTCAAGAAAAGGAAtgctaaaaaattatataaataaatgttttaattaCCATTCAgttgttaaaaaatgttttgaagcccaattatataacaatttg AACAGCAATTTAAACGAATTAGCGGAAGTTGAAAAGGAACTagttattttgttaaaatataattag